The genomic stretch TGGCAAGAGGACTGGATTTGATGAAGGCGTGAGCGCCCATTTTGGGAGTGACGTGCATCAGGTCAAACTTGCGGGTGAGCTTCTGGTTCTCGCCATGGCTAAACACGGCATCGTTGCCGTTGATTTCGACCAGATCATGCGCAAACAGTCCCTCTactcctctctctttccgCAGCTTTTCCAGCACGGCAGAGTACTTGGGAACGCCAAACATGACGGGAAGGCCGGTCGCGAATGTGATGTGGATGGGCGATGACGAGGGGTTTGCTGGGTCGTAAAGACCGGATTTCTTCCAGTGGTCAAGGGCAAGCCACATGATCTTTTGAGGAGCGCCGGCGCACTTGACAACACCCATCGGCTGGGTGAAAATGGCCTGGCCGCCCTTGAGAGCCTTGATGGTGCGATCCGCCTTGTCGCACGTGTCGTAGCCGTAGATGGAGGAGACGCCCGAAtctgggttggagagggcATCCTGAAGCCCCTTGATGCTGTTGAAGTCGACCTTGATTCCGGGCACCACGACGAGGTGCTCATAGGTGAGCTTGTCACCGTTGCCGAGAGTGACAGTGTTGGAATCTGGCGAGAAGGATGCCAGCTCTGTGTTGTAGAATCGCAGCTTGGGATCGATCAAACTCTTGAGTGGTTTCCTGAGCTGCTCCTTATTCTTAAGACCGCCGCCCACCAGGGTCCATCCGGGCTGATAGTGATGCCATTCTGCCGGGTCGACAATTGCAATGTCGTCTTGGGAGAATTTCCCCTTGCGCAGGAGCTGGTGGCTGATGGTCAGACCAGCtgaaccaccaccgacaacgacgacctTGTGAtttctggtggtggaggtgacaTTGGCGACACTGGCAAAAGTGCGCACGGCAGCCGGGGCCAGTTGCGTGATGACTGAGCGGCGGGCAGCACAGGCTGCTGTGGTGACTAATAGTTGACTGCTGGACAtgttgggatggtgatgacggGATGTCTGTCAAACGGAGGTCTGAGATCTCAGATCCAGGAAcaggagaggtgggtgctGAATGAGATGGAGGACAAAGAGCTGAAATGGTGTGCTCGAGCGTGAGCGAATTACCCAGGGGAGACGGCCAAATGTGGGGCAAGTCGCCGAGTCCCGGAGCTGTGAAACTTTTCTTGTCGCCGGTCGAGTTGACTGCACTTGCGATGACTCGGCCACCGGTTGAGCAagtttctcttcctcccatgGTACTCGGTCGGCGAAAACAGACATTCCACACATCGGATGAAATTTTTCTCCCGGGCCGAGCCACCCGGTTAGTCACAGCGTTGCAATAATCGCCGTCTCTACGGCTGTCGGTGGCGGTCGGCGGTGTCGGAACTCGGCGGATGATGGGCATCGTGGTGCTGAAAAACAGTTTCTAAGGAGAAAAGGCTGAATATGGCGAGGTCAATCAATGAGTGAAGTggcttctcttttcttcctcatATCAACAAGCTGGCGTCGACGACAATGATTTCCTGATGTCGCCGTTGACGATGGCCGATAGACAGCGACGCCGGCAGCACGGACCACCAGTTGCCGGGCCGCTGTAAGTCACCCGGAGGTGGTGTGCCACGATGGACTGACGGCGGTATCACGGGCCAGGGTTCCCAGCTTAGCACCCATGTTTCTTGCCTCCCGGCAATGCCCAGTAGGCCGGCGTCTGCAATATCCCTGCAACACTTGTCATACACAAAGCTTAAACAGACCGACTCCCATCCCAACTGATCAGCGTGTTGTCCTTGCCCTCACCCACGCTCACCGAGACCACCATGAACACCCTTCAGGTACAGCAATGCGTTGAAAACGCCATCAGATGCCAGGCGACCACCCGCCTGCTCTTCACCCCCCTGGTCATTTCTTCGCTTCGACTTCCACGCACCCAGTTTTTCTACCACTCTCAACATCGGTCTTTCCACCGAGCGGCGGCAGGGAGACCCTGTTGTCGACAATCTCAAAATCCACCTCGACTGTCTCAATGTCTACTACGCAAGACCTACTCTTCAGCTACTTCCCCTGCTCCGTCAGAACCTACCATTCATCCAGTCTTTGAACAGAGAACTGGCACTTTTCAATATCTAGTCGTCGATTCAGTGACCAAGGACGCAGTCATTATCGACCCGGTTTTGGACTACGACAAGTGCAGCACCAccattaccaccaccgcggctGACGGCCTGCTGTCTTTGGTCCGTGAAAAGGGATACAGGATCGTGCGCATTCTAGAGACCCACGCCCATGCTGATCACTTGACTGCTTCCTTTTATCTCCAACGGCAGCTGGTCAAGCAACAGGACCTGAAACCCCCCGTGGGCATCGGCAAGCGGATTGGACAGGTACAGACCTTGTTTGGGCAGAGATATGGGATCGACGCCAGAGAGTATGAAGGTGTTTTCGACAAACTGTTcgaggacgatgaagagTTTTCTATTGGAACGTTAAAGGCAAAGGCCCTGCATCTTCCCGGCCACACCCCAGATCATTTGGGATACAAGATCGGAGGTTtgtctccttttcctttccacGTAAAGAACCCTGCTAACTTGGATGCCCAGACAATATCTTTTGCGGAGACTCCATCTTCCACACTGACATTGGCACGGCAAGGTGTGATTTTCCCGGCGGATCGGCCCACGCCTTGTATCAGTCAGCCCGCAAGATCCTGTCTCTGCCTGATAATGTCAAGATCTGGACCGGGCATGACTATCCACCCGATGGTTTGAGAGAGCCAGTGCCATTTGTCACCGTTGGCGAGCACCGCCAGAAGAACAAGCACCTGAGAGATGGCGTTACTGAAGAGGAATTTGTCAAGATGAGAAAGGAAAGAGACGAGCATCTGGCTGCCCCAAGACTGCTGCATGAGAGTCTACAGGTGAATGTGAGAGCTGGAAGATTGCCAAGTCAAAACGACTCCGGCATGAGGTTATTAAAGGTGCCTGTCAAAGTCAAGGGAGCAGGAGCATGGCAGTAGGTGGGTGGGAAGTGCAAAAGCATGACCAGGCCGACGAATTGTGTAACTCATACTGCTACGGTCCTTTCACAGCCGTGATTGTCGCTATCGGCAAGACCTCACCGTGGAGGCAGGAGAAGTGGCGGCGTACGTGACTGCGCCAGTGAGGTTTTTGGCTCTTCTCCATGCTTGTCCATGTCTGTCTCTATCGAGAAGCTTTGTTTTCTGTTCCCGGGCATGGATCATTCAGAAGATGGCATGCTGTCCCAGTCActggttgaagatggagggAATATACGATTCGTAGCTTGGCTAATGGACAATTCTTTTATGGGCAATATGCTATCTAAATGTGGTATAAAACTACCTACAATGATGCATATTGAGTACGCTGCGTCCTTGTGACTTTTTATAAGCCGCTGATTGGAATGTTGACATGAGGGCAGGTACCATCCACCTCAAGGCTACGCTGAATTTTAAATCCCTGGAGACGTAGAGATCTAAATCTGGTCCTGAAAACTATCAGCCGCCGGTTGTTCGGTAGCCTTCATTGCAGCATCATGAGCATCCACATTCCACTCTTTCGAGACCTTCCAAAATTGAACAGCCATGTTCCTCTCCTTGGCTTTCTTCAATCTCACCCAACAATGCCTCCCATAAATCCCTGTTCGCAACGTCCTCCCCCTTGCTCGTTTTCCATTGCTTTTCGATCCAAGTTTCGGCTCATGTGGTAGAGCCCTCAACCACATACTTGGAATTGACAGCGATGACAAGTGTGCGGAAACCTTCTTCGTTGGGTCCGAATTCAAAACGCAGGGTGGCAAGGGCAGCGCGAAGCTCCGCCCGGTTGCTGGTCTGGGAGCCATCGTCGCCAAAAGGCCCCTTCCTTTCCATGCGAGCAGAGACAATTTTGGGTAATCGGGCGCGCGGGCATGTACAAGGGCCCAGCCTGCCTTTGGGTCCGGTGTGCGACGGTCGAGACATGTGCCAGCGATGAAGATCAGGGCGGTGAAGGCATCAGTCCGGTGAACGTATCTGCGAGATTGCAGTTTAGCCAGCATAATATCACCCTGTTCAGGGGGAACTTACTTGAGGAGACCATTTTTCAGCCGAAAAACCTTAAATAAGTCGGTAGGGGTTGCTGAAGCAGACGGGTGGGTAAATTCGGTAGGGAAGACAAGACCGGCGCCTTTTCTCCACTCCAATTCATTGATTCTGGTAGCTGGATCCAATGTtctgggttgttgttgttgatgtttgtcTCTGGGAAATGCTGCGGAGTTTTGGAAAAGGGAATGTCAGGTCTTGCGGGTTGTTCAAGTGGAATGGGTTTCCGAACAACAACCAGAGATATGGAAGCTGGGGGCAGACCTGTGGCATGCCTACCATACGCTCAACATTGAGTGCCAGGTGTGACTGCGGTCTGATGATATTTTGTCGTAAGTAGGGTAAGAGCGAGGCATTCGGATCTAGCACACCAGACAGGGTCCAGTCCCACCTATCTGGACTGATTCTCATTCAGCCATGGGTGGGTCTCTCGTTACAAATCTTTAGGATTACCTGCCCGGTTCTGAATGTCAAAGTATTATCATCGATTCGGGGCTTCAGCAAGGTGTCAGGGCTACCACGCGCTTTGGGCAAGCGGGATTTTACAAAGGTGTTTTCATGCTTTAACGTCTGACTGCGATTCGTTGAGACTTCTTGACTATACTTTCCCGTGTCTCTTCTACTGGTCTTGTCCTGGAAACCTGGTCCCTCAACAATTATTGCACGCTGAGATTCACATTCTTTTTCCATGTGAGGAACGAAATCCTTgatttttcttcttctcatctcGTAGCTGATTTTGTACCTCTCCAGCATCCCAGCTTCCACCGTTATGCCAGTATACTGCCCAGCCCAACGTCGACTCCGATCCACCTGCATGCCCTGTTTCGCGTCCATTTCACCGCCAGCTGAGATGCCAGGGAAACAAATGCTATCCAACCAGAACATCGACGTCCCTGTAGCCAATGACAGGCTGGCAGCCTGCATGTTTGCAGTTGAAAGTACAGGTTTGATTTGGAATCCTGGTGACAACAGGAAGGAATCAGCCACATAAGAGGCGTAAGCTGCCGAAGGGATTGACGGAAATGCAGCCGTGCGGGAACAGGCGGGGCGTTGATTGCGGTGGcttggttgctgctggaaaGTTGGGCCTTGTTTCAACCTTTGTTCAAAGTCATCCAGCACATCTTGAAAACAGTTGAAAATGGCGGTGAAATAGGTATGGTTTGGATCACACGTGCTTGACACCTGAAGAGCCTCATTGATTTTCTGCTGAATAAACCTTTGCTGAGAAAAGAGCGTGCGTTGCTCCGACACACGTTCAGCTAATTCGGATGCTTTGTCGTAATGAATACAGGGCGGCCGCTGGTGTCCTGGAAAGAGGACATCCCAGATGTGATACCACCCCCTTGTTGCATCTAGACGGCCTTGTCCTTTCTCCTTGAGGACTGCCCATTGTTGTGGTGTGACTGCTAGAAGATCAACATCTAGGGTCAGCTGACAGTTGGCGTGGCATACATGGTCAGGACTCGGAACAGTTTTGCAACCCAGGCTGCAAGTGGGCGCGTTGGAGGTGAGTTTGAACATCAGATACATTTCGAAGCTTTTTGTCTCAGCAGGCTTTGTGGGTGACATGGCCAAAGTTTCACGGGCCTAGCCTAATAGACAGCCCGCTCATGGAAACCAATACAGTTCGATGATCAAACCGGGCTGACCGAAATGCGCCTCACCACCAGGCCAAATCTGGAATCTAATAAACAAGGACGCAGAACAGTTGCTTCCCAAGTAAACAAGCATCAATGTTTATCCAGACACGGAAGGCTGCGGTATTACTCTCCCACGATATCCAATATTCACCCCTCCATCTCGACATCCGGATCCACCTCTGTCCCCAAATCTCTATCCTCCagaaacctcctccccctcaattCCTCAGGCAGATACTCTTGCCTCACCTTTCCATCTTTGTAATTAGGAGGATACTTGTACTCGGCACCGTACCCCAAATCCTTCATCAGCCTGGTGGGTGCGTTTCTCAAGTGCAGCGGAACCGGAAGACTGGCCACACCGGGCTCCTTGAGAGCCGAAAATGCATTGTTCAGTGCCCTATACGCTCGCGTGCTCTTGGGGGCCAAGCACAGCGCCACGGTGCAGTGTGCCAGAGGAATCCTGGCCTCGGGCATACCAATCTGTTGTGTGGCCGTGTAAGTCGCCGTGGCCAATGGCAGGAGTGAGTTGTCTGCCAGGCCGACATCTTCCGATGCAATCACCACCATTCTTCGCGCAATAAACAACGGATCCTCTCCCGACTGCAGCATCCTCGCCAGATAATACAATGCCGCATCGGAATCTGACCCTCGGACAGCCTTGTGGAAAGCAGAAATGGTATCGTAGTGCTGATCACCCGCCCGATCGTACACCAACGTCTTGGTCAGCGCAGCCTTGATGTCCTCTTTCGTCAATGGagcctccccccccccttgtGGTCTCGTCGTCAGAGACAGGGCCAGTTCCAACAAATTCAGCGCGGTCCTGGCATCTCCATCCGCAAAGGCCGACAGGTACGCCAACAGCTCCTCATCAATCAGGGGGCTGAGCTCtatcccctcctccacaatctcGGCCTGTATTGCCCTGACCAATATCCTCTGCAGATCCTCCCTCGTAAGCGATGCCAGTGTAAATGTCCTGCACCGACTCAACAACGCCGCCTGAACCTTGAAACTGGGGTTTTCTGTTGTGGCCCCGATCAATGTGATTGTCCCCGCTTCCACAGGCTTCAAAAACACATCCTGCTGAGACTTGCTAAACCTGTGAATCTCGTCGCAAAATATGATGGTCTTTCTCCCCGTCAAGTTAAGCTCGTTGGCTGCCCCGGCAAAGAACTTTTTGACCTCGGAGAcgccggtgctggtggcatTGAGCTCAATAAACCTGCTGCCCACTCGCCGGGCGATGCACCGTGCTATCGTCGTCTTGCCTGTCCCCGAACCTCCCCATAATATCATGGATGGCACTCGGTCTGTTTCGATCAGAGACCTCAGCACCCCGTTGGGCCCAACCAAGTCTTGCCCAAACACATCGTCGAGGGAGTCGGGCCGCATTCGCTCGGCCAAGGGGGCGGCTCGATGGGTCTTGGATCGCTTCGAGAGAGGGGCAGCACCGGGATCTCGCTCAGCCGTGCCGTTTGTCGAGAGTGTGCTCGTCTCGGCCCCTACTGGTCTGTTGTCCACAGTTGGTGAGCTATTAGCTTCATCCCAGGTCCTCTTTTGTCCGCCCTTGTTGCCATTGTTGGTTTTTATCCCAAAACCGTTGACGGGCCGTGGTGTCGAGGCGGCTGATCCATTGGTGATGGCCTGCCGTTTCGCAGCTGGGGTTGCAAAAAAGTCAGCGGCGGTTCGCTTCTTTTGCTGGGTTGATGGCGGCTGGGATTGAGTGTGGCTTGGTGGAGAAGATGGCCGGTCGGTGGCTTGGTCGTCGAGAAGGAAGGTCTGGCAGCCAGAGTCGATGTGGCTATTGATTTCGAGCGTCTTGACGCCCCGCTGGCAAATGGGGCAAACGACCATCCTGTCGTTCTCGAGAGGCAGAATGCAGTGACTACTTTGGTAGAAAAGAGTGGCGAAAATGATCACTATACGACTGTGACAAGTTGAGTCTTGCGCTGTACTGCGATCGAGGGTGAGGCAAACCACCAAAAGAGGGCGTACAGaatggcgatggcggcgcGTCTTGGGGCAAGAAGGTTTAATAAATCTGGGAGACGCGATCTGGGGGCTCAGTGCGGGACGGTCCAGAGAGGCCCCTGCAAAACGTGTTTCTGGAAGTTCCGCCGCTTTGGTTCGGCGGTGTGGGGCAGATTGCCCGTTTTATGCCGCGGCCGATGATGATATCTTTTTCAAAAGAAACATCCGCGCAATTGATGAACGATGGTAGACAAAGAAATTAATACAGATGATGCTCTACAAGAAGTATGCACAAAAGAAACGGCTCAGGGCGTGCCTTGTCAGTATGCTGTATTCCAAATGCCAATAGTCTTGAAAAGACTGTTCATGTTCCAGTTCGAATTTTAAACAGAGTCCCAGGAAACAACAAACGCCTAGCCAAACGCCCAATCTGATGCAACGGTTTTGTACATGTCTGCCATGACTCCCGGGGTCTAATGGTGTATGTAAAAGCAAATCGGAGATCCACCCCAGGTAACCTTCCATGTCTCTTGACCACCAGCATTATACCATGAACGACTCGCCACATCCACACTGCTCCTCTGCTTGCTGTTAGCATGTGCGCTCAGGTCGACTAAAAGCGCAGGCAAAAAAGACTCACTGATGTTGGGGTTCCGGAAAACAAAACGTTGGCTAAGCTTGTCCTCTATCCAGTCCATCTCGCTCCCGATAATGCTGAAGAGTGCTTTGCTGTCAATCAACACCTTGACTCCGTCTTGCTCAACCGTCTCGTCAAAAGCCCCAGGCTTCTCCACGAACTCGAGATGATACGCCAATCCAGAGCACCCCCTGTTGCGCACACCGACCTTGATGAGCTTCGGGTCCGGCTGGTCGAGAAGCGCGCGTAGGTGGTCTACGGCGGCAGGAGTGAGCTTCATTGCCGCCTTTCGGGGAGCGCGCAACTTGGACCGCGGCCTTGGCGATGGCGCTGATAGCTGTGTATTTGACTTGGACTGCTGGGCTTCTCTCTCGGGGAGCGACGAGGCTGGGTCTAGAGGCGCCTGCGGCTCTTTCGGCGGCCGGGTCTCGTGTACTCTCGGCAACGCGGGGGACTGAACATTGTGTGTGATGGAGGTATCAGGAGCCGTGGCATTGCGCGGCGCcgggggtgggtgagaaGGTAACGAGTAGGACTGAAAAGCAGCGGCGAGCTGGGCCGGCGTCGACGAGAACTGACGTTGTTGGTTGCTGCTTCGAAAGAAGCTGCGGCGGCAAGCTAGACACGCCGCTCTCCTGGCTAGTAAACTAGACGCGTTCATTCTGAAGTTGGGAAAAAGATATCTCGAGGGTATTCGCAGgtttggtgagggtgaggttaTGGCAGCATGGGAATTGCGTCGCAGAGATGGGCATTTGTCAACTTCGGTGAAGCGGCAAATGCGAAGCAGCAACCGACAACTTCTGATCAATCAGCCGGAGTGATGACATGACGCCAAGAGCCCAGCCGACACTGATTCTGCCCAGCCAATCAACGATCGTGCATTTGGAATGCATTCAAGACGCACAGGCCCTGTCGACAACAACAAGTGAATTGAATATTCTCAAAGCAAGACTTGACCAGATCAAAACAGTAGACAGTATGGTATACTCAGCTCCCACAACCGTAACGCCATCCAATTGACCCATTCTTCAAACTCGGTTACGCCATGGTCACCTTGAAATCAGCACCCCCACGTCTCCTACCGCCTGCCTTcccatcttcttcagcagcGTCCGCTCATCCGCCTCTCTGTACTTTTCCCAGctatccaacccctcctttgCCTGGATGCTGAGCGTCTCGTAGCCCTGCTTGATCACCTCGGCCACTTGCAGACTGGTCAACTGCCCCCCGGTTCTCTTGCCCTTGGCCGCTTTGGATCCATCAGTTCCCAGCA from Podospora pseudopauciseta strain CBS 411.78 chromosome 3, whole genome shotgun sequence encodes the following:
- a CDS encoding hypothetical protein (COG:C; EggNog:ENOG503NWYC), giving the protein MSSSQLLVTTAACAARRSVITQLAPAAVRTFASVANVTSTTRNHKVVVVGGGSAGLTISHQLLRKGKFSQDDIAIVDPAEWHHYQPGWTLVGGGLKNKEQLRKPLKSLIDPKLRFYNTELASFSPDSNTVTLGNGDKLTYEHLVVVPGIKVDFNSIKGLQDALSNPDSGVSSIYGYDTCDKADRTIKALKGGQAIFTQPMGVVKCAGAPQKIMWLALDHWKKSGLYDPANPSSSPIHITFATGLPVMFGVPKYSAVLEKLRKERGVEGLFAHDLVEINGNDAVFSHGENQKLTRKFDLMHVTPKMGAHAFIKSSPLANEAGFVDVDEETLRHKKWKNVWSAGDASSLPTSKTAAAITAQAPVLVKNVLRSMRGKEADEEYDGYTSCPLLTEYGKVLLAEFKYGGVPKETFGKALRIDQAVPRRAFYHLKKDFFPWVYYKYMVKGTWGGPKGWLRD
- the MGS1 gene encoding DNA-dependent ATPase mgs1 (EggNog:ENOG503NVNB; COG:L; BUSCO:EOG09261W2O) translates to MVVCPICQRGVKTLEINSHIDSGCQTFLLDDQATDRPSSPPSHTQSQPPSTQQKKRTAADFFATPAAKRQAITNGSAASTPRPVNGFGIKTNNGNKGGQKRTWDEANSSPTVDNRPVGAETSTLSTNGTAERDPGAAPLSKRSKTHRAAPLAERMRPDSLDDVFGQDLVGPNGVLRSLIETDRVPSMILWGGSGTGKTTIARCIARRVGSRFIELNATSTGVSEVKKFFAGAANELNLTGRKTIIFCDEIHRFSKSQQDVFLKPVEAGTITLIGATTENPSFKVQAALLSRCRTFTLASLTREDLQRILVRAIQAEIVEEGIELSPLIDEELLAYLSAFADGDARTALNLLELALSLTTRPQGGGEAPLTKEDIKAALTKTLVYDRAGDQHYDTISAFHKAVRGSDSDAALYYLARMLQSGEDPLFIARRMVVIASEDVGLADNSLLPLATATYTATQQIGMPEARIPLAHCTVALCLAPKSTRAYRALNNAFSALKEPGVASLPVPLHLRNAPTRLMKDLGYGAEYKYPPNYKDGKVRQEYLPEELRGRRFLEDRDLGTEVDPDVEMEG
- a CDS encoding hypothetical protein (EggNog:ENOG503NYWA; COG:S), which gives rise to MNTLQVQQCVENAIRCQATTRLLFTPLVISSLRLPRTQFFYHSQHRSFHRAAAGRPCCRQSQNPPRLSQCLLRKTYSSATSPAPSEPTIHPVFEQRTGTFQYLVVDSVTKDAVIIDPVLDYDKCSTTITTTAADGLLSLVREKGYRIVRILETHAHADHLTASFYLQRQLVKQQDLKPPVGIGKRIGQVQTLFGQRYGIDAREYEGVFDKLFEDDEEFSIGTLKAKALHLPGHTPDHLGYKIGDNIFCGDSIFHTDIGTARCDFPGGSAHALYQSARKILSLPDNVKIWTGHDYPPDGLREPVPFVTVGEHRQKNKHLRDGVTEEEFVKMRKERDEHLAAPRLLHESLQVNVRAGRLPSQNDSGMRLLKVPVKVKGAGAWQ
- the ISA1 gene encoding Iron-sulfur assembly protein 1 (EggNog:ENOG503P2UB; COG:P); translated protein: MNASSLLARRAACLACRRSFFRSSNQQRQFSSTPAQLAAAFQSYSLPSHPPPAPRNATAPDTSITHNVQSPALPRVHETRPPKEPQAPLDPASSLPEREAQQSKSNTQLSAPSPRPRSKLRAPRKAAMKLTPAAVDHLRALLDQPDPKLIKVGVRNRGCSGLAYHLEFVEKPGAFDETVEQDGVKVLIDSKALFSIIGSEMDWIEDKLSQRFVFRNPNIKEQCGCGESFMV
- a CDS encoding hypothetical protein (COG:L; EggNog:ENOG503P42J) translates to MLSVWHATGLPPASISLVVVRKPIPLEQPARPDIPFSKTPQHFPETNINNNNPEHWIQLPESMNWSGEKAPVLSSLPNLPTRLLQQPLPTYLRYVHRTDAFTALIFIAGTCLDRRTPDPKAGWALVHARAPDYPKLSLLAWKGRGLLATMAPRPATGRSFALPLPPCVLNSDPTKKVSAHLSSLSIPSMWLRALPHEPKLGSKSNGKRARGRTLRTGIYGRHCWVRLKKAKERNMAVQFWKVSKEWNVDAHDAAMKATEQPAADSFQDQI